Genomic window (Myxococcales bacterium):
TTTGAACAGCCGGTCGGCGTTTTGCTGCGGCGTCAGCGCCGGGTCGAGTTCAACGCGCACGAGTTGCGCCGGGTCTTCCCACGACGGAAACTCCGCCGCCGGCTGTCCCTTGCAAACCTCGCGCAGATGGGCCAGCAGCAGTTCGCCCTGCAAGGTCAGCCGATCGGCGTCAGGCAGTTCGCCGAGCTCGCGCGCCAGCTTGCGCACGAATTTTTCGAGCCGGCGCGCTTCGCTCTGCACCGCGCCCAGCAGGCGTTGCCGGCGCGTTTCGTGTTCGTACTCGGTCTCGGCGGCGGCGAAGGCATCGGCCATCGCCTCGACCGGCATTCCGCGGTCGTCGCGATTCGGTTGGCCGGAGCGCGCGGGGGGCGCGTACGGCTGGCCGAGGGCCAGGCCGCGCGCCGCGAGGCGGTTATCGAAGAGCGCGGCGAGGACGCGCCCCTCGGGATCGAGAAACAGCAGGTTGCTTTGCGGGCCGAACAGTTCGGCGATCAGGGTCCAGACGTCGCCGAAGCCTTCCTCGTCCACGGCGTGAATGCTGAAGCTGAACAGGCGATCGTGCGGGTCGAGGGCGATTTCCTCGAGGCGGCCATTGGCGATCCGCTTGCGCAGCAACATGCAGAAGGCCGACGCCTCGGAAGGCTCGCCGGGCTTGTCGCCGTGCGGGACGACGCGGAAGAAACGGGGATGCGCGGAAAGGCGGACCCAGAGCGATTCGCCGGCGCCCCGGCATTCGAGGACGATCGTCTCGGGGCCCGGCTGGCGGATTTTCTGAACGCGACCGCCGGTCAGCCGCGCCTGCAGAAAGGCGGCGACGCGGGCCATCTCGGCCCAGGTCATGCCGCTTCTCAGTCCACCGTCAGCCACCGGGCCTCCAGGGTGTGCGGCTCGATTTCCAGCAGGCGGTGCGTGTCGCGGAAGCAGCCGACGTTGATGTAGCGGATCGGCTCGTCGGGCAACTCGACGTCGA
Coding sequences:
- a CDS encoding DUF814 domain-containing protein → MADGGLRSGMTWAEMARVAAFLQARLTGGRVQKIRQPGPETIVLECRGAGESLWVRLSAHPRFFRVVPHGDKPGEPSEASAFCMLLRKRIANGRLEEIALDPHDRLFSFSIHAVDEEGFGDVWTLIAELFGPQSNLLFLDPEGRVLAALFDNRLAARGLALGQPYAPPARSGQPNRDDRGMPVEAMADAFAAAETEYEHETRRQRLLGAVQSEARRLEKFVRKLARELGELPDADRLTLQGELLLAHLREVCKGQPAAEFPSWEDPAQLVRVELDPALTPQQNADRLFKSARRTRRKREDLDRRRRENEDRLLDLEEPERRLLHSVPGDDLSGLEAELRRLKVVVEKKRQALPRVREQAPSGPKPFVAADGARIYVGRNAAENESLTFQLARGNDYWLHTDGSPGSHVIVRLPASGELSAETLLDAATLALLHSDLKNAGAGSVLYTRRKLVKKPRDARTGQVYAAATKTIYVRRDEERVKRLYESREDTELIRF